A section of the Rummeliibacillus pycnus genome encodes:
- the rapZ gene encoding RNase adapter RapZ, producing MPNPHSVNELIIITGMSGAGKSVAIRSFEDLGFFCIDNLPPALLPTFLNLMKESKKEISRIAAVMDLRGGDFFSSLIEALDRIEREDLVATKILFLDADDETLVSRYKETRRSHPLSENGLPLTGIHYERELLADVKERAQYIYNTSSMKPRELRQRIIAQFSGVDSRKFTVNVMSFGFKYGMPIDADLVFDIRFLPNPYYIEELRPKTGLDEEVSSYVLKYDETTTLINKLTDLFEFMIPLYKKEGKTQLIIAFGCTGGQHRSVTLAEYFGNHLDQHAPTVITHRDIAKRKG from the coding sequence ATGCCTAATCCACATTCGGTAAACGAACTAATCATAATAACGGGAATGTCTGGTGCTGGGAAGTCAGTAGCTATCAGAAGTTTTGAAGACCTAGGGTTTTTTTGTATCGATAATTTACCGCCAGCATTATTACCGACATTTTTAAATTTAATGAAAGAATCTAAAAAAGAAATTTCACGTATAGCAGCTGTCATGGACTTGCGTGGGGGGGATTTCTTCTCATCATTAATTGAAGCATTAGATCGTATCGAAAGAGAAGATCTAGTTGCAACAAAGATATTATTTTTGGATGCAGATGATGAAACATTAGTGAGTAGATACAAGGAAACTCGTCGCTCTCATCCATTATCAGAGAATGGTCTACCTCTAACAGGTATTCATTATGAACGTGAGTTATTAGCAGATGTAAAAGAACGTGCTCAATATATTTATAATACGTCAAGTATGAAACCTAGAGAATTACGACAAAGAATTATTGCGCAATTTTCTGGTGTGGATTCACGTAAGTTTACAGTAAATGTAATGTCTTTTGGGTTCAAATATGGTATGCCAATCGATGCTGATTTAGTTTTTGACATCCGTTTTTTACCAAACCCGTACTATATAGAGGAATTAAGGCCTAAAACGGGGTTAGACGAAGAAGTTTCATCATATGTATTAAAATATGATGAAACAACTACGTTAATTAATAAATTAACGGATTTGTTTGAATTTATGATACCGCTTTATAAAAAAGAAGGAAAAACGCAATTAATAATTGCTTTTGGATGTACAGGTGGGCAACATCGTTCGGTTACTTTAGCTGAATACTTTGGTAACCACCTAGATCAGCATGCACCGACAGTGATTACCCATCGTGACATTGCAAAAAGAAAGGGATAA
- the trxB gene encoding thioredoxin-disulfide reductase, with amino-acid sequence MTEEKIYDVVIIGAGPAGMTAAVYTSRGNLSTLMIERGIPGGQMANTEEVENYPGFESILGPELSTKMFEHAKKFGAEYAYGDVTEIIDGEEYKVIKSGTKEYKTRAIIISTGAEYKKMGVPGEKELGGRGVSYCAVCDGAFFKNKNLIVVGGGDSAVEEGMYLTRFAEKVTIVHRRDKLRAQKIIQDRAFANEKIDFIWNHTVKEVNEKDGKVGSVTLVSTADGSEQEVQADGVFIYIGMLPLTKPFENLGILNEAGYIQTNADMETSIPGIYAAGDVRDKTLRQIVTATGDGSIAAQVVQHYVEELKEKFSVK; translated from the coding sequence ATGACTGAAGAAAAAATTTATGACGTTGTGATTATAGGTGCTGGTCCTGCAGGGATGACTGCAGCAGTTTATACATCACGTGGCAATCTGTCTACATTAATGATTGAGAGAGGGATCCCTGGTGGACAAATGGCTAATACAGAAGAAGTTGAAAACTATCCAGGCTTCGAATCTATTTTAGGACCTGAATTATCTACTAAAATGTTTGAACATGCCAAAAAATTCGGTGCAGAATATGCTTATGGCGATGTTACTGAAATTATCGATGGTGAAGAATATAAAGTAATTAAATCAGGTACAAAAGAATATAAAACACGTGCAATCATTATTTCAACAGGCGCTGAATACAAAAAAATGGGTGTACCAGGGGAAAAAGAACTTGGTGGCCGAGGTGTCAGCTATTGTGCAGTATGTGATGGCGCCTTCTTTAAAAACAAAAACCTAATTGTTGTTGGCGGTGGAGACTCTGCAGTTGAAGAAGGTATGTACTTAACTCGTTTTGCAGAAAAAGTAACAATTGTACACCGTCGTGATAAATTACGTGCACAAAAGATTATCCAAGATCGTGCCTTTGCAAACGAAAAAATAGACTTTATCTGGAATCATACTGTTAAAGAAGTGAACGAAAAGGATGGTAAAGTAGGCAGTGTAACGCTTGTTTCGACTGCAGATGGTAGTGAGCAAGAAGTTCAAGCAGATGGTGTATTTATTTATATCGGTATGTTGCCACTTACAAAACCATTTGAAAACTTAGGTATACTTAATGAAGCTGGCTACATTCAAACAAATGCTGATATGGAAACATCTATACCAGGTATTTATGCTGCTGGGGATGTACGTGACAAAACGTTACGCCAAATTGTTACAGCAACTGGTGATGGAAGTATTGCAGCACAAGTTGTTCAACATTATGTAGAAGAACTAAAGGAAAAATTTTCAGTAAAATAA
- a CDS encoding NUDIX domain-containing protein, whose amino-acid sequence MQRIANLLVKKDDKVLLLKKPRRGWYVAPGGKIESGESVFEAASREFREETGTIAIKPHLKGVYTMVIRRGEEVVNEWMLFTFLAEDLEGMPYKETREGVLEWHSIENLKHLPMAEGDRTNLLFAVEQSGTQYGTFTYTEEFQLLEQKIQISCEGDGLNA is encoded by the coding sequence GTGCAGAGAATCGCTAATTTACTCGTAAAAAAAGACGACAAAGTACTTTTATTAAAAAAACCACGACGCGGTTGGTATGTAGCACCAGGAGGGAAAATTGAAAGTGGAGAGTCTGTATTCGAAGCAGCAAGTCGCGAATTTCGGGAAGAGACAGGCACTATAGCAATAAAACCACATCTAAAAGGTGTATATACAATGGTCATTAGACGTGGAGAAGAGGTAGTAAATGAATGGATGCTCTTCACTTTTTTAGCAGAAGATTTAGAAGGAATGCCTTATAAAGAAACACGAGAAGGGGTTTTAGAATGGCATTCTATAGAAAATCTCAAACATTTACCAATGGCAGAAGGAGATCGCACGAATTTATTATTTGCAGTTGAACAATCTGGTACACAATATGGAACTTTTACATATACAGAAGAATTTCAATTGTTAGAACAAAAAATACAGATATCGTGTGAAGGGGATGGATTGAATGCCTAA